CCGCCCACGGTGCGGGACGCCTCCCGGCCGCGCGCACCGCCAGCCCCGCCGCTACCGCAGCGGAGCCCCGGGCGCCGCGGGCCCGGCCTTCCCGGGCGCCTCCTGCCGCGGGCTCCCGCACCCGCGCGCGCGGCCGTCTCGCCTGCGCCGCGGCCTCCTGGCTGCCCCGGAGCCCTCCGGGACGCCCGGGCGCTGCTCCCGGCGCAGCCGCGGACCCCTGGGCCGCGGCGGGCCGCCTGACAGCTCGGGTTGCTGCTGCCTCTCCGGCCATCTTGTGCCGTGTGTGGTGTCTCTCCCGTCTCCTCGCTCGGCTttactccctcctcctcctccctcccccccacccgccccacacaccacacaacatGGCCTCTTCGCTGCGGCGGTGGCTGCGGCGGCGGCAGGAGCTCCGCGGCGTTCCAGctcgctcccctcccccaacctcccgcCTGCAGCTCCGGGACCCCCAGTGCGCACGCGCGCCGCCACCCGCCCGCCGCGGCCATTGGCTGGGCCAGCTTCCTGCCACCGCTTCCCGGAGCGGCCTCACGCACTCTCATTGGTGCCTTCCTCCCGCCCCGACAGCGGCTTCCTGCACACTATTGGTCAGTTCTAATCCCACCTCTTCCACCTTATCAGCGACAATGGGCCGGTTTTAGTGCCAATCATATCCCGTGGGCGTTTCAGCTGGAAAGCCTCGGCCAGCCATTGGAAGATGATGAAACCTTGGGGTTTGCGGGAGAGACGTAGCTTTCTGCTCCGCAGTGCGGAGTTCTCGTAGCTAGTTCGTTTGTTTCTGGCAGAGGCTAAGCCAGGCTCCGATCATTAAAAGCTTAGGCTTCGCTATTTTtaacttgagatttttttttttcttcttcaaaggaAGAGGGAATGATGAAACGAAGATGACATGATTGACAAGATACGCAAAGACTGTGCCCGTCCTTCACTCTTAGGCAGGCAGCCATATCCTCAGGATTTTTCCCCCTAAGCAGCCCGACCTACCTTCAGGTTACAGACGCGGGAGCAGTGGTTTTTACGATCAGCACGTTCCCTAACGTAATATATGACTTGATATACCATTTATTTGAGGTAATCTATTAGCATACCCGTGTCCTGAGGCCTTAACGACCCAGGCTCCTATTCCTAATTAGCTGGATTCCACATTTTTGGGCAGTGTTTATTGAAGTGGTAGTTTAAACGTGAACAACCACGTCTGCCTGTCCAACATTCCCCCAGAGAATTACACAAACCAAGTTTCATTTCCTCAGG
The nucleotide sequence above comes from Peromyscus maniculatus bairdii isolate BWxNUB_F1_BW_parent chromosome 1, HU_Pman_BW_mat_3.1, whole genome shotgun sequence. Encoded proteins:
- the LOC143267398 gene encoding uncharacterized protein LOC143267398, whose amino-acid sequence is MAGEAAATRAVRRPAAAQGSAAAPGAAPGRPGGLRGSQEAAAQARRPRARVREPAAGGAREGRARGARGSAAVAAGLAVRAAGRRPAPWAGGCGGRPVPETRGRASRWRWRPRFDPVTYKIIISVVADDSE